In Nitrospirota bacterium, the DNA window CCACTCCCTGAGCCGCCGCACATGCCTGACAAACTCGCGCGCGCGCCGGAGGGGCCCGAGATACAGAGGGGCCAACGCCCTGCGGCATGAATATGCACTACGGACGAGGCCTCGAACGGCCTCGGCGATCACGGCTGGGGATCGGTCCAGCCCCCGGCGACAGGCCTTTGCAAATCCAGGCGAAGCAACCTGTGGTTCGACGCTCTGCGTCGCCCCTTGCTGGCGCGTGCCAAAATTCGCCTCCAGAACGACCGTGATGTCGCCGATCCGCTCTCGTTTGGAGAGCACGCGATTCCCGGTGAGGGCGGACACTTCGAACAACGGATTGCGCGCCAGCTCCGATGCGAGCGTATGGATCTGCACTTCGGCGCCGCCGAAGGGAAGACCGGACAAGGGCCACAACAGCCCGAACAGGTTGGCGGAGATAAAGCAGACGCGCAGGGGTTGATCAGGTTCCGCGCCGCCATTGGGCCCATGCCATTCAGTCTGGGAACGTGCCGGCACTTCGCGAACGGCCTCCTCGGTCGAAAGGCGTTTCCGAAGCTGCCCGGAAGCAGCGCTCTGGCTTTCCGGTTCAAACATGCCCGCCCCACTGATGGTCAAAGCGGACGAGTCCCCCATCCGGATGGGTCCTCAGGACTTCGAATCGCGCCACACGCTCGCGCAAATCGTAAGGCGCAGCCCAGTTGCCCCCGGACGTTACGCCGACCGTCAGCCAGTAGACGCCGCCCAGCAAAGGGAGCCGCGGATACGCCACCGTCACGGTTCCCTCCCTCCCCTCAACTTTGACCGGTGCCCCTTCGAGAAACGTGTTGCTCCCGTGGACAAACGCCCCGTCTTGGGCATAGACGTTTACCCCGAAGTTGGGATCCGAGAACGGGCCGTTGACACGGTAACGGATACGGACGATGAGCGGGCTGAACGTCCTAAAAACCGCTCTTTCCTGCCCAGACCCGTCGCACGTCGCAACGTCCACGATCTCAATCTCGCCGCTTCCGATCCGCCGCTCCACGGAACCGGACCCGGCAGGCGATTGGGTCATGCGATCCTGTTTCTGTGCCCTGCGCACCGTCTCGAGGTACGCGTCCGTGACCTTCTGAGGGACGCCGTCACACTCCAATCGTCCCTCTCGAAACCACAACGCCCGCGTACAGACCTTCTCGATCATGACGAGATCGTGCGACACGCACACGACGGTCGCCGAGGCTTTCAGATCATGAATCTTCTGCAGACATTGCTGTTGAAAGGCCGCGTCCCCGACCCCCAGGATTTCGTCGGCGAGGACGACATCGCCCCGCACATGGGCCGCAATCGAAAACCCCAGTCGCGCATACATCCCGGAGGAATAGTACTTGACCGGCACTTCCAGGAACCGCCCCAGCCCGGAGAATTCCGCAATGCGGTCGTAGCAACTCTGGATCTCATGGCGCCGCATTCCCAGCACGAGGCCGTTCAAGTACACGTTCTCCCGGCCCGTCAGGTCCAGGTTAAACCCGGCCCCGAGCTCGATCAGCGACGCGACTCGCCCCTGCACATGCACCCGGCCCGCCGTGGGGGCCGTGATCCCGGCCATCAGCTTCAGAAGCGTGCTTTTCCCCGCGCCGTTGGCTCCGATGACCCCGATCACTTCGCCCCGCTCGACGGCAAAGCTCACGTCCTTGAGCGCCCACAGGGCTCCATCGGCCGGTTGATCGGCCCCGCCCGACCTGCCGCGCGATCCTCGACGCCATCGCGACAGGGACTCCCGCAGCGTCCGCGGGTGGTTCGCGTAGCGCTTCGACACGTTCTCGAATTGGACCACGTACTCGGTCGTTCCCATCGCGCTACATCACGTCCGCAAATCGAAGCTCGACCGCCTTGAAGTACGCGTAGCCGAGGCCCAGCACCCCGGCCGAGATGATCAGCACGGCGCTCAGCGAGCCGAGCGGCGGAGCCGTCCCCGCCAGGATCACGCTCCGGTAGGCTTCGATCAGCACGGTCATCGGGTTCAGCATGTACAGGGTCCGGATTTGCGCCGGGATGACGTCCACCGGGTAGACGACGGGGCTCAGGAACATCCAGACCTGAAGCGCCAAAGGCAGCAGGTTTCCCAGGTCCCGCCGGAGCACGTAGAAGGCTGACCCCATCAGGATCAGCCCGACGCTGAACATGACTTGAATGACCACGATGGCGGGGACCGCCAGCAGCGCGCTCGTCAGCGGAACTCCGTAGGCGAGCAGCAACACCACCAGGACCGCCAAGCCGGCCACAAAATCGACTGCAACCGTGACCAGCTTCGACAAGGGGATGACCTCGCGGGGAAAGCCGGCCTTGGCGACGAGATTCATGTGGGACACCACGCTCACGGTCCCGTAGGACAGCGAGTTGGCGAAGAACATCCAGCACACCAGACCGGTGAACGCAAAGAGTGGGTACGGAACTCCTTGAACCGGCACTTTGACGAAGACCGAAAACACGATCGTGAACACCAGCATCATGGACACCGGCTGCAG includes these proteins:
- a CDS encoding ABC transporter ATP-binding protein → MGTTEYVVQFENVSKRYANHPRTLRESLSRWRRGSRGRSGGADQPADGALWALKDVSFAVERGEVIGVIGANGAGKSTLLKLMAGITAPTAGRVHVQGRVASLIELGAGFNLDLTGRENVYLNGLVLGMRRHEIQSCYDRIAEFSGLGRFLEVPVKYYSSGMYARLGFSIAAHVRGDVVLADEILGVGDAAFQQQCLQKIHDLKASATVVCVSHDLVMIEKVCTRALWFREGRLECDGVPQKVTDAYLETVRRAQKQDRMTQSPAGSGSVERRIGSGEIEIVDVATCDGSGQERAVFRTFSPLIVRIRYRVNGPFSDPNFGVNVYAQDGAFVHGSNTFLEGAPVKVEGREGTVTVAYPRLPLLGGVYWLTVGVTSGGNWAAPYDLRERVARFEVLRTHPDGGLVRFDHQWGGHV
- a CDS encoding ABC transporter permease, which codes for MIRHVQRLWRYRELLWTLALADLKARHRQTWLGMLWAVLQPVSMMLVFTIVFSVFVKVPVQGVPYPLFAFTGLVCWMFFANSLSYGTVSVVSHMNLVAKAGFPREVIPLSKLVTVAVDFVAGLAVLVVLLLAYGVPLTSALLAVPAIVVIQVMFSVGLILMGSAFYVLRRDLGNLLPLALQVWMFLSPVVYPVDVIPAQIRTLYMLNPMTVLIEAYRSVILAGTAPPLGSLSAVLIISAGVLGLGYAYFKAVELRFADVM